One genomic window of Solanum dulcamara chromosome 10, daSolDulc1.2, whole genome shotgun sequence includes the following:
- the LOC129871479 gene encoding uncharacterized protein LOC129871479 — protein sequence MGMKYTDEDLIKSLMKFVRGMPIEFNDITYIDLYGNKKPSELFHELLGSEGKDNDHVNYFFTELKKKSAKGKNFNRSIVGGGQWKGRDTSKEIVDKESKVIGLKKTFRFDEETSGSDNKNSVYWIMKEYCLDKCIVKVLRERGEIRHENSVVCSIMKKVSLCKNSQDIPTNIENIVSNCIDCVPNSSTDDKRWLYAAKIWLLQPLDEPFKSLKDEDLAFCDKPDPGYPQAYENKKLE from the coding sequence ATGGGAATGAAATATACGGATGAAGATCTCATAAAGTCTTTAATGAAATTCGTTCGTGGAATGCCTATTGAATTCAATGATATTACATATATAGACTTGTACGGTAACAAAAAGCCGAGTGAATTATTTCACGAATTATTAGGCAGTGAAGGGAAGGATAATGATCATGTAAACTATTTCTTTACTGAGTTGAAGAAAAAATCGGCGAAGGGTAAAAACTTCAACAGATCAATTGTTGGGGGTGGCCAATGGAAAGGACGAGACACGAGTAAGGAAATTGTGGATAAAGAAAGCAAAGTCATTGGGCTGAAGAAAACTTTTCGTTTTGATGAAGAAACAAGTGGCAGTGACAATAAAAATAGTGTGTACTGGATTATGAAAGAATACTGCCTTGACAAATGTATAGTGAAGGTGTTAAGAGAACGTGGCGAAATCAGACACGAAAACTCTGTTGTGTGTAGCATTATGAAGAAGGTTAGTTTGTGCAAAAATTCTCAAGATATCCCTACGAATATCGAGAATATAGTTTCCAATTGTATTGATTGTGTCCCAAACTCGTCGACAGATGACAAGAGATGGTTATATGCTGCAAAAATTTGGTTGCTACAGCCATTGGATGAACCGTTTAAATCCTTGAAGGatgaagatttggctttctgtGATAAACCTGATCCTGGATATCCACAGGCATATGAGAATAAGAAATTAGAATGA